Below is a genomic region from Hyphomicrobium nitrativorans NL23.
ACCGCAATGCACATCTTCGTTTTGGTCTTCTCGGCCTCCTTGCGGGCGGCGTTGATGATTTTCTGGGCCTGGTCGATCGTTACATGCATGTCTTTTTTCCTCCAAGGCGCGAGGCGCGCGGCTCGTCATATCGGTCGGACGTGAACGGATTTCAATGGGCGGGGCGCAACGTGATTGCGGCATATTCGAACGGTCCGTGGGGGGAAAGGTTCCCGGCGCGGGCCGAAGCGTGCCGTGCGCTAGCTCTGACCGGGCGCGGCGTCCTGACTGAGCCTGTAGAGGTTCGAGAGCAGGGCGTCGAGGCCGTTCGCGCCATTCCCCGCGTGGAGATCGATGCGGCCCACTTTCTCGACCAGCTTCTCAAGCGCTTCGAGCTCCTTCAAGCGCAACAGCAGCGGATTGTTCTCCATCAGCTTCGCGGTGTTCAGCAGCGAGCGGGTGGCCGCCGTTTCCTCCTGGCGGCGGATAACATTCGCTTTTGCCAACCGCTCGGCTTCGACCACCTTGTTCAAAAGTTCGCGTACGTCGCCCGGCAGGATCATGTCCTTCACGCCGATCTCGCCGATTTCCGCACCGAGCGGGCCGGCCCGGTTCGTCACATAGGCGCGCACCTCGCCATCGACGGTGTGGCGCGCGGCGAGAATCTCGTCGAGCGTGCGCCCGGCGACGGCCTCGCGGATTGCGAACTGAACGAGACGATAGAGCGTGGCATTGACGTCGCCCGATGCGAGGGCCGCCTTCTCCGGATCGACGATGCGCGTGAACGCAGTCAGCGTCACGCGGATGCCGACGCGATCCTTGGTGAGGATTTCCTGCGCCGTCACTTCCAGCGGCTGCGGCCTCAGATCCACCTTGGCGATGCGCACGTTGCGGCCCACGGACCAGAACGCATGGCGGCCGGGGC
It encodes:
- a CDS encoding slipin family protein, whose translation is MSRLSFWTTAIVRDDERGFLRRDGRFAKLLPPGRFTEFDPLGQSSVEIVKVVRTEIAPETALLFARAEPDLADEHFAIVRPGPGEVAIVSLDGEPKHLVLPNTTRAFWKTVTAVDVELIDTTSELRVEKRYLDKLDATRAGGAIATAVVDAHEAGLLFVDGVLTERLGPGRHAFWSVGRNVRIAKVDLRPQPLEVTAQEILTKDRVGIRVTLTAFTRIVDPEKAALASGDVNATLYRLVQFAIREAVAGRTLDEILAARHTVDGEVRAYVTNRAGPLGAEIGEIGVKDMILPGDVRELLNKVVEAERLAKANVIRRQEETAATRSLLNTAKLMENNPLLLRLKELEALEKLVEKVGRIDLHAGNGANGLDALLSNLYRLSQDAAPGQS